A region of Shewanella psychromarinicola DNA encodes the following proteins:
- a CDS encoding YjiH family protein: MKTILTFIIPSLIGLLLFMTPINIEGSITIPIAIISKALQSQMGSSIQLIVTCIVVLMALASLLTQLINPKFVRKSTFLRTLLKVNLFWLAIRILGAIFIVMVYLQVGPDAIISSATGGLVLNDLVPVLFSVFIFAGMLLPLLLNFGLLEFFGTLLTKVMRPIFNLPGRSAIDCMASWLGDGSVGILMTTKQYETRFYTAREAAVIGTTFSAVSITFSLVVISQVKLEHLFVPFYLTVCLAGFVAAIIVPKLPPLSWKKDNYIDDTPRHEDDETIPASHGVFSWGFEQAMQRASKAGGIKHVLTEGVKNVVDMIFGVIPVVMGIGTVALVLAEHTPLFNYLGMPFIPLLELLQIPEATAASKTIVVGFADMFIPSILASSIESDLTRFVIAALSVTQLIYMSEVGALLIGSKIPVNFFELFVIFILRTLVTLPIIALMGHLLV; this comes from the coding sequence ATTAAAACAATTCTCACCTTTATTATTCCGTCACTGATTGGCTTACTACTGTTTATGACGCCTATCAATATTGAAGGTTCGATTACCATTCCAATTGCCATTATCTCAAAAGCATTGCAAAGCCAAATGGGCAGCTCGATCCAGCTTATTGTTACCTGCATCGTTGTATTAATGGCATTAGCCTCGTTGCTCACTCAGCTCATTAATCCTAAATTCGTGCGTAAAAGCACTTTTTTACGCACCTTGCTGAAAGTGAATTTATTTTGGTTAGCCATACGAATATTAGGCGCAATCTTTATCGTGATGGTTTATTTGCAAGTGGGACCCGACGCCATTATTTCATCGGCAACCGGTGGCTTAGTACTGAATGATTTAGTGCCTGTACTGTTTTCAGTATTCATTTTTGCTGGCATGTTATTACCACTATTACTCAATTTTGGTTTATTGGAATTTTTTGGCACTTTATTAACTAAAGTGATGCGTCCCATATTCAATTTACCCGGACGCAGTGCCATTGACTGTATGGCCTCTTGGCTAGGTGACGGCAGTGTGGGTATTTTAATGACCACCAAACAATACGAAACTCGTTTTTATACCGCCCGCGAAGCGGCTGTTATTGGCACAACCTTCTCTGCGGTGTCGATTACCTTTAGCCTAGTGGTCATATCACAAGTCAAACTTGAACACCTTTTTGTCCCGTTTTATCTCACTGTGTGTTTAGCCGGTTTTGTTGCCGCAATCATAGTACCTAAATTACCTCCGCTATCATGGAAAAAAGATAATTACATCGATGATACCCCTCGCCATGAAGATGACGAAACCATCCCAGCCAGTCATGGGGTATTTTCGTGGGGATTTGAACAAGCAATGCAACGCGCCTCTAAGGCCGGTGGGATAAAGCATGTCCTAACTGAAGGGGTTAAAAACGTTGTTGATATGATATTTGGGGTGATCCCTGTTGTTATGGGGATTGGTACCGTCGCATTGGTGTTAGCTGAACATACCCCTCTTTTTAACTACTTAGGGATGCCATTTATTCCACTATTAGAGCTGCTGCAAATCCCTGAAGCCACCGCAGCGTCGAAAACGATTGTGGTGGGATTTGCCGATATGTTTATTCCCTCCATTTTAGCCAGCTCTATTGAGTCAGACTTAACCCGTTTTGTTATTGCCGCATTATCGGTCACTCAGCTTATTTATATGAGCGAGGTAGGTGCTCTTTTGATTGGTAGTAAAATCCCAGTTAACTTTTTTGAGCTATTCGTTATCTTTATTTTAAGAACCTTAGTGACGCTTCCTATAATTGCATTAATGGGCCATTTACTGGTGTAG
- a CDS encoding PilZ domain-containing protein: MDNRRKFSRILFDASAYIAQTEQTWRTKILDLSLNGALVELPLGYTGQLNSILTLEFMLPDSDIELKMQAAIVHKTPEHLGLKCTHIDVESITHLRRIIELNMGDAELLNREITSLITPVP, translated from the coding sequence ATGGACAACAGGCGTAAATTTTCTCGTATATTATTTGATGCCAGTGCTTATATCGCACAAACAGAACAAACTTGGCGAACTAAGATTTTAGATTTAAGTCTCAATGGCGCATTAGTTGAGCTACCGCTAGGATATACCGGTCAACTCAATAGCATCTTAACTCTCGAGTTTATGTTACCTGATTCTGATATCGAACTAAAAATGCAAGCCGCCATTGTGCATAAAACACCTGAGCACCTTGGCTTAAAATGTACTCATATCGATGTTGAAAGTATTACTCACCTTCGCCGAATTATTGAACTGAATATGGGTGATGCAGAATTATTAAATCGTGAAATTACGTCTTTAATCACTCCTGTACCTTAA
- the radA gene encoding DNA repair protein RadA yields the protein MAKAPKMTFVCDDCGQDYPRWQGQCRCGAWNSLVEMKLSASKSSTSRSSVLGYAGGVGGGSKKLSEVESEDAEKRLTQIGELDRVLSGGLTTGSVNIISGDPGAGKTTLLSDLVARMSQSMASLYCTAEESLSQFKNRVNRLKLNYNEDNLYLLSETSVEAIIEELDAKQIKFAVIDSIQAVVTDAANGSPGSPSQVKTAAQAFTQYCKKNNVTMFIIAHVNKNNEIAGPQTLVHIVDALLHIDTNDGQIRTLRANKNRFGDVDTVGIFRMSERGMLSVDNPSEIFLSGSTTDSPGSTITCIRKGNRNLLLEIQCLTTETESEFPQRVCVGLNMNRIKMLTGILRKHTKTKIFHDTFFNIVGGLKIDESETCIDLALVTALLSSLNDFVVPRTTCIMGELSLNGDVRPIDSGVPRVKEAAQHGFTEIFIPFRNYHKTMEGLGAKIIPVKTIHELLELIK from the coding sequence ATGGCTAAAGCTCCAAAAATGACATTTGTTTGTGACGATTGTGGCCAAGATTATCCGCGTTGGCAGGGGCAGTGTCGTTGTGGTGCGTGGAATTCTTTGGTCGAAATGAAATTATCAGCATCAAAGAGTTCAACGTCACGGTCATCGGTACTCGGGTATGCGGGTGGAGTCGGCGGCGGCTCGAAAAAACTCAGTGAAGTTGAGTCAGAGGACGCCGAAAAAAGACTGACTCAGATAGGGGAGTTGGACCGAGTATTAAGCGGTGGCTTAACAACAGGGTCGGTGAATATTATTTCAGGTGATCCTGGTGCGGGTAAAACAACCCTGTTATCTGATTTGGTCGCGCGAATGTCGCAATCAATGGCTTCATTGTACTGTACGGCTGAAGAGTCATTATCTCAGTTTAAAAACCGGGTTAATCGTTTAAAGCTTAATTACAACGAAGATAACTTGTATCTGCTGTCTGAAACCAGCGTAGAAGCCATTATTGAGGAGCTAGACGCTAAGCAAATTAAGTTTGCCGTGATTGATTCTATTCAAGCTGTGGTTACCGATGCGGCAAATGGTAGCCCAGGGTCACCCTCACAAGTTAAAACAGCGGCACAGGCCTTTACCCAATATTGTAAAAAAAATAATGTCACCATGTTTATTATTGCTCATGTGAATAAAAATAACGAAATTGCCGGCCCGCAAACCTTAGTGCATATCGTGGATGCATTGTTACATATTGATACCAATGACGGTCAAATTCGGACTTTGCGCGCCAATAAAAACCGTTTTGGCGATGTTGATACCGTGGGTATATTCCGCATGAGTGAGCGCGGTATGCTCAGCGTTGATAACCCAAGCGAAATATTTCTATCAGGCTCGACCACTGACTCACCGGGTTCGACTATTACTTGTATACGTAAAGGTAACCGTAACTTACTGTTAGAAATACAATGTTTAACCACGGAAACTGAATCAGAGTTCCCACAACGCGTGTGTGTTGGATTAAACATGAATCGAATTAAGATGTTAACTGGTATTTTACGTAAACATACTAAAACTAAGATATTCCATGATACGTTTTTTAATATAGTGGGCGGTTTGAAAATTGATGAGTCAGAAACCTGTATCGACTTAGCGCTTGTAACCGCATTATTGAGCAGTTTAAATGACTTTGTGGTGCCTAGAACGACTTGCATCATGGGGGAGTTGAGCTTGAACGGCGATGTGCGCCCAATTGATAGTGGTGTGCCGAGGGTAAAGGAAGCTGCGCAGCATGGGTTTACGGAAATTTTTATTCCATTTCGTAATTATCATAAAACCATGGAAGGGCTTGGCGCAAAAATTATCCCCGTTAAAACTATCCATGAGTTACTTGAACTAATTAAATAA
- a CDS encoding PilZ domain-containing protein, whose product MSLDNHSALIEQLKPLFMEPDFQDVFEQLTFDESNSTRFLLKMELNRISSLCTRIIDLRHKTELPCEEVIVANQKHFLDAPAKEALLQALPLYRNKYTLGVYEHVIQTHKSRRIKLRENGPVEIVNQENPFLVPGVVLGSYFNRCEERMNYSIRIMVSQQGITEVNGVTLDLSVGGARIKLPLKHHLDQDKPLRVKLLELGDEFYLEDLQQGVDYQIVDIQNKDDSAIFRLKRLGGAEALDNVLSKLIRSYKFRYKVDVNDVIVTATGLGYERHYLPLLTHLPLFVSIINGKPEITHQLLGRGNQPIQHYFQDENKISQLPSLINSKRLSQLIKYPSNSDYCYLFSFTHKTNGKLYFYSANLAELKATKNTHLFLGFASAKASWRVFKIITQPIDHSKNYKTSTLPGDDARYAALTEQQLSQFSHTLQLIDLTNKDARKDYQSWSVQSDVNGLKIFAQAKVNQNSIKKVSMPFSERRHEARFVFKTLVTIEQGGKQVTGISHDISSRGLQLTLEQSTNFTEPGAVSLSFPRLQAAAGKANLTHLPYQLIRSRMNGLTLHLSATIGHSPHEGVEFLNKLIAHNKQKLEQLSDNEGQQKELADGMKNLVMRQLPGVPYFIEKTVKAAKMAYIGIGTTTDEISHLFAQDSDKVLQYNLLPLLDNNVLKQQIIDPLKLMKPNHEMGFFEVFMQLTRHPRGAVQIQCKLKSELGNNAQQIQFITQSKKVGHFMALRVYVGATDKPDMSYIRRELEYIHIHAHHRAKQLEEQLWKVIGSGELLDITTEVEIRFPSVMALV is encoded by the coding sequence ATGAGTTTAGACAATCACAGTGCATTAATTGAACAACTCAAACCACTGTTCATGGAACCTGATTTTCAGGACGTGTTCGAACAGTTAACTTTTGACGAATCTAATTCAACCCGTTTTCTTTTGAAAATGGAGTTAAACCGTATCTCATCTTTATGCACCCGAATTATTGATTTGCGTCATAAAACGGAACTGCCCTGTGAAGAAGTCATCGTCGCCAATCAAAAGCACTTTCTAGACGCACCCGCTAAAGAAGCCTTGTTACAAGCACTGCCGTTATACCGTAACAAATATACCCTAGGGGTATATGAGCACGTTATACAAACCCATAAATCACGGCGCATTAAGCTAAGAGAAAATGGCCCAGTCGAGATTGTTAACCAAGAAAATCCATTTCTTGTACCTGGAGTCGTACTCGGCAGCTACTTTAATCGCTGCGAAGAACGCATGAATTATAGCATTCGGATTATGGTTTCTCAGCAAGGAATAACTGAAGTTAATGGCGTTACCCTTGATTTATCCGTCGGCGGTGCCCGCATTAAGTTGCCATTAAAACATCACTTAGACCAAGACAAGCCATTACGGGTAAAGCTACTAGAACTCGGTGATGAATTTTACCTAGAAGATTTACAGCAAGGCGTTGATTATCAAATAGTCGATATTCAAAATAAAGATGATAGTGCTATCTTTAGACTGAAAAGACTTGGCGGCGCAGAGGCATTAGATAACGTGCTATCCAAGCTTATCCGCAGCTATAAATTTCGTTATAAAGTGGATGTCAACGACGTCATTGTAACGGCGACAGGATTGGGTTATGAACGTCACTACTTACCGCTATTAACGCATTTACCGCTGTTTGTTTCTATTATTAACGGCAAGCCAGAGATAACCCACCAATTGCTGGGTAGAGGTAACCAACCGATCCAACATTATTTTCAAGATGAAAATAAAATCAGTCAGTTGCCTAGTTTAATTAATAGCAAGCGCTTAAGCCAACTAATCAAATACCCAAGCAATAGCGATTATTGCTACCTCTTCAGTTTTACCCATAAGACTAACGGTAAATTATACTTTTATTCTGCTAACTTAGCAGAGCTTAAAGCGACCAAAAATACCCATTTATTTCTAGGCTTTGCCTCAGCAAAAGCCAGTTGGCGAGTGTTTAAAATTATCACCCAGCCGATTGATCACAGTAAAAACTACAAAACATCGACCTTACCGGGTGATGATGCACGCTATGCTGCCCTAACAGAGCAACAATTATCTCAATTTAGCCATACTTTACAATTAATTGATTTAACTAATAAAGATGCTCGTAAAGACTATCAATCTTGGTCTGTTCAATCCGATGTTAATGGCTTAAAGATTTTTGCTCAAGCTAAAGTTAACCAAAACAGTATCAAAAAAGTATCCATGCCATTTAGTGAACGGCGCCATGAGGCTCGATTCGTGTTTAAAACCTTAGTGACGATCGAACAAGGTGGTAAACAGGTTACAGGCATCTCTCATGATATTTCGAGCAGAGGTTTACAACTGACTTTAGAACAATCAACTAACTTTACTGAACCTGGTGCCGTGTCATTGTCATTTCCACGTCTTCAAGCCGCAGCTGGCAAGGCCAATTTAACCCATTTACCTTATCAATTAATTCGTAGCAGGATGAATGGATTGACCTTGCATTTAAGTGCCACCATTGGTCATTCACCGCACGAAGGCGTCGAGTTTTTAAATAAACTCATTGCCCACAATAAACAAAAACTCGAACAATTATCAGATAATGAAGGTCAACAAAAAGAATTGGCCGATGGCATGAAAAACCTTGTTATGCGTCAGTTACCTGGGGTGCCTTACTTTATCGAAAAAACAGTAAAAGCCGCAAAAATGGCTTATATCGGTATCGGCACGACAACCGACGAAATCAGCCATCTATTTGCCCAAGACAGTGACAAAGTGCTGCAGTACAATTTACTGCCACTATTGGACAACAATGTATTAAAACAACAGATTATAGATCCTCTCAAATTGATGAAACCGAATCACGAAATGGGCTTTTTTGAGGTGTTTATGCAACTCACTCGCCATCCTAGAGGTGCAGTGCAGATCCAATGTAAGCTCAAATCTGAACTGGGTAACAACGCGCAACAGATTCAATTTATTACCCAGAGTAAAAAAGTCGGTCACTTTATGGCATTAAGAGTGTATGTAGGAGCAACAGACAAGCCCGATATGAGCTATATTAGACGCGAGCTAGAATATATCCACATTCATGCTCACCACCGAGCAAAGCAGTTGGAAGAACAATTGTGGAAAGTTATCGGTTCAGGTGAATTATTGGATATTACCACTGAAGTTGAAATCCGTTTCCCAAGTGTAATGGCGCTTGTTTAA
- a CDS encoding alpha/beta fold hydrolase has protein sequence MTTDIQQDSLFIPYRNGQLHLRHIRHTTPTALGVPILMLHGAMSNGRVFYSDSGRGLGCFLAKAGFDIYVMDTAGRGLSEPKIHRDFTLGQGEVIREQLPLVQQFILQRHPLVNKVHWCAHSWGGVLMASSLARYTHLQSSVASLLTFGCKRTIKVRSLKKWLMVDFFWNRFAPFCIARQGYFDASRFRVGMDNESSASLLQTIDWVRGDWIDHDDNFHYAQAAAKAVWPPAWFIAGKNDHVLGNPSDVRDMIDECGFSQVKYTLLAKEKGNLLDYDHAGMLTDRQAEQDHFVQIKQWYLSLSG, from the coding sequence TTGACAACAGATATCCAACAAGACTCACTGTTTATCCCTTACCGTAATGGCCAATTGCATCTGCGACACATTCGTCATACTACGCCAACGGCTCTTGGGGTGCCTATTTTGATGCTGCATGGTGCTATGTCTAATGGACGGGTGTTTTATAGTGACTCAGGCCGTGGTTTAGGCTGTTTTTTAGCTAAAGCTGGCTTTGATATTTATGTGATGGATACCGCGGGGCGAGGGTTAAGTGAGCCTAAAATTCATCGCGACTTTACGTTGGGTCAAGGTGAAGTGATCCGTGAACAATTGCCATTGGTGCAACAGTTTATTTTACAGCGTCATCCTTTAGTTAATAAAGTGCATTGGTGTGCCCATTCATGGGGCGGGGTATTAATGGCGAGCAGCTTGGCTCGGTATACTCATTTACAGTCAAGCGTTGCCTCGTTACTCACCTTTGGTTGTAAACGTACTATCAAGGTGAGATCACTTAAAAAATGGTTGATGGTCGATTTTTTCTGGAATCGGTTTGCGCCATTTTGCATTGCCAGGCAAGGCTATTTTGACGCCAGTCGATTTCGCGTCGGCATGGATAATGAGAGCAGTGCATCATTATTACAAACCATTGATTGGGTCAGGGGTGATTGGATTGATCATGACGATAATTTTCATTATGCCCAAGCGGCAGCAAAAGCAGTGTGGCCGCCAGCATGGTTTATCGCTGGTAAAAACGATCATGTTTTAGGCAATCCATCCGATGTGCGCGATATGATAGATGAATGCGGTTTTAGCCAGGTTAAGTACACTTTGCTCGCCAAAGAAAAGGGCAATTTATTGGACTATGATCATGCGGGGATGTTGACTGATCGACAAGCCGAGCAAGATCACTTTGTACAAATTAAACAATGGTATTTATCATTGTCAGGTTAG
- the serB gene encoding phosphoserine phosphatase SerB: MLEQRDNVLLNFLFSDTCDKYQHLGRVLYRYQESDYLLSLQSYFPYRCRIIFSVECSTEIESWLSLISSDAHIAKLVRQNDLLGFELSTQTVNDKWIASFPQNIAAEIVLIQQPLARLNQPGLLVMDMDSTAIDIECIDELAAMAGVGEGVAAVTASAMRGELDFEQSLRLRVSKLAGADAAIIQELCDTLPLMPGLEAMLAELKSHQWKLVVASGGFTPFVSYLKTLLGLDAAFANELVIVDGKLSGEVTGQVVDAQFKAKVVSQCAEQWAIASGQRVAIGDGANDIAMIQAADLGVAFHGKPTLIAAADVSIHHVDLRALVFLLQA, from the coding sequence ATGCTGGAACAACGTGACAATGTCTTACTAAATTTTTTATTTTCAGATACTTGTGATAAATATCAACATCTAGGACGTGTATTATATCGTTATCAAGAATCTGATTATTTACTGAGCTTACAATCTTATTTTCCGTATCGTTGTCGGATTATTTTTAGTGTTGAATGCTCAACTGAGATTGAATCTTGGTTATCGTTAATTTCATCCGATGCTCATATCGCAAAGCTAGTCAGGCAGAATGATTTATTAGGTTTTGAACTGTCGACTCAAACAGTAAATGATAAATGGATTGCATCATTTCCACAGAATATAGCCGCTGAAATTGTACTTATTCAACAACCTTTAGCACGCCTAAATCAACCGGGTTTGTTAGTGATGGATATGGACTCTACTGCCATTGACATTGAATGTATTGACGAACTCGCTGCCATGGCTGGTGTTGGTGAAGGCGTTGCCGCAGTCACGGCAAGCGCAATGCGTGGTGAGTTAGATTTTGAGCAGTCTTTAAGGCTACGGGTCAGTAAGCTTGCTGGTGCCGATGCTGCCATTATTCAAGAACTGTGCGATACGTTACCGTTAATGCCCGGTCTTGAAGCCATGTTAGCCGAGCTAAAATCGCATCAATGGAAATTGGTGGTCGCATCCGGTGGTTTTACACCCTTTGTGAGCTATTTAAAAACATTACTGGGTCTGGATGCCGCGTTTGCCAACGAACTGGTTATTGTGGATGGCAAGCTCAGTGGCGAAGTGACTGGTCAAGTTGTTGATGCTCAATTTAAGGCGAAAGTGGTTAGTCAGTGCGCCGAACAATGGGCCATTGCATCAGGGCAACGAGTGGCGATTGGTGATGGTGCCAATGACATTGCGATGATCCAAGCTGCCGATTTAGGTGTGGCATTTCATGGCAAGCCTACATTAATTGCCGCTGCAGATGTGTCAATACACCATGTTGATTTACGCGCGTTAGTGTTTTTATTACAGGCGTAG
- a CDS encoding AhpA/YtjB family protein: MIFVKGLKKRQKFSRIVQIIVAIALIFGLMYLWQSSLRNGQKLLNSQTKVMARLLAQQAANGAAPAMFLQNDEQLQWLASALAADPKVMSVNIYNSQGVRLAFAQSVSYESLEADSEALKGLLKPYPPLIENVIQDDNNLGYVEVRLNLDIFFDEIKILHEQNMELQQMMLIVAGFIGLLLSRALSFKRADFDRRRTRVKLHKKTKKISLTPQPTSEADTDKSQ; the protein is encoded by the coding sequence GTGATTTTTGTTAAAGGTCTTAAGAAAAGACAAAAATTCAGCAGGATTGTGCAAATCATAGTGGCAATAGCGCTGATCTTCGGTCTGATGTACTTGTGGCAATCGAGTTTACGTAATGGTCAAAAATTACTAAATTCACAAACAAAAGTGATGGCAAGATTGTTAGCACAGCAAGCCGCTAATGGTGCCGCTCCGGCGATGTTTCTGCAAAATGATGAACAGCTGCAATGGTTAGCATCAGCACTGGCTGCAGATCCCAAAGTGATGTCGGTCAATATCTATAATTCGCAAGGTGTCAGGTTAGCCTTTGCCCAAAGCGTATCTTATGAAAGCTTAGAAGCGGACTCAGAGGCGTTAAAAGGCTTATTAAAGCCGTATCCTCCTTTAATTGAAAACGTCATTCAAGATGATAACAATTTAGGCTATGTCGAAGTGCGTTTAAATCTGGATATCTTTTTTGACGAAATTAAAATCTTGCATGAACAGAATATGGAATTACAGCAAATGATGTTGATCGTAGCGGGCTTCATTGGCTTATTACTTTCACGGGCTTTATCATTTAAACGAGCAGATTTTGATCGCCGAAGGACTCGGGTCAAATTACATAAAAAAACCAAAAAAATATCGTTGACTCCCCAGCCGACTTCCGAAGCCGATACCGATAAAAGCCAGTAA
- the deoD gene encoding purine-nucleoside phosphorylase — protein sequence MATPHINAVEGAFAETVLFPGDPLRAKYIAETFLENVEQVTDVRNMLGFTGTYKGKRISVMGSGMGIPSCSIYAHELIKDYGVKNLIRVGTCGAISTDVKVRDVIIGMGACTDSRVNRLRFKDNDFAAIADYSLLSAVVDSAKAHGTKVRVGNVFSADLFYTPDPQMFDVMEKMGILGVEMEAAGLYGVAHELGAKALCVATVSDHIRTGEKTTSDERQTTFSDMIIMTLDAALTF from the coding sequence ATGGCTACACCACACATTAATGCAGTAGAAGGCGCATTTGCTGAGACAGTTTTATTTCCTGGCGATCCACTTCGTGCGAAATATATAGCTGAAACATTTTTAGAAAATGTTGAACAAGTCACTGACGTTCGTAACATGCTAGGTTTTACCGGTACTTATAAAGGTAAACGTATTTCTGTTATGGGGTCAGGTATGGGCATTCCATCTTGCTCTATCTATGCACACGAGTTAATCAAAGACTACGGTGTTAAGAACCTAATCCGTGTTGGTACTTGTGGTGCGATTAGCACTGACGTAAAAGTACGCGACGTGATTATTGGTATGGGTGCTTGTACTGATTCTAGAGTGAACCGTTTACGCTTTAAAGATAATGACTTTGCCGCAATTGCTGATTACAGTTTATTAAGTGCAGTGGTTGACTCTGCTAAAGCACATGGCACTAAAGTCCGTGTTGGTAATGTATTTTCAGCTGATTTATTCTACACTCCAGATCCACAAATGTTTGATGTTATGGAGAAAATGGGCATTTTAGGCGTCGAAATGGAAGCCGCTGGTTTATATGGTGTTGCACATGAGTTAGGCGCTAAAGCCTTATGTGTTGCGACAGTATCAGACCATATCCGTACTGGTGAGAAAACCACATCTGATGAGCGTCAAACAACATTCAGCGACATGATTATTATGACGTTAGATGCAGCGTTAACGTTCTAA
- a CDS encoding phosphopentomutase yields the protein MKRTFILMLDSFGVGAATDADKFGDVGSDTFGHIAQACAEGRADIGRQGPLKLPNLARLGLGHAGFESTGQFAAGFDDNVEIIGAYGHADELSSGKDTPSGHWEMAGVPVLYEWGYFSDLTNSFPKELTDKILERAGLEDFLGNSHASGTKILEELGEEHMKTGKPIFYTSADSVFQIACHEESFGLENLYNLCKIAREELEPYNIGRVIARPFVGTGDADFVRTGNRHDYAVLPPAPTVLDKLKDAGGDVVSIGKISDIYAHSGITQQFKATGLEELFDQTLTQINRAGDNTIVFTNFVDFDSHYGHRRDTAGYAKALEYFDSRLPELLAILQPDDLVVFTADHGCDPTWVGTEHTRERVPVLAYGAGLPAGSLGRRQSFADIGQSIASYFELEPMDYGESFIN from the coding sequence ATGAAACGTACTTTTATCTTAATGCTCGACTCTTTTGGAGTAGGAGCTGCTACTGATGCCGATAAGTTTGGTGATGTTGGCTCAGATACTTTTGGTCACATCGCTCAAGCTTGTGCAGAAGGCCGAGCCGATATCGGCCGTCAAGGGCCATTGAAGTTGCCTAATCTTGCTCGCTTAGGCTTAGGTCATGCTGGTTTTGAAAGCACGGGTCAGTTTGCTGCAGGATTTGATGATAATGTCGAGATTATTGGTGCTTATGGCCATGCAGACGAATTAAGTTCAGGTAAAGATACCCCAAGTGGGCACTGGGAAATGGCCGGTGTTCCTGTTCTTTATGAATGGGGCTATTTTAGTGATTTGACCAACTCATTCCCAAAAGAGTTAACCGATAAAATTCTTGAGCGTGCTGGTTTAGAAGATTTTCTAGGCAACAGTCATGCATCGGGTACTAAAATTCTAGAAGAGTTAGGCGAAGAACACATGAAAACAGGCAAGCCTATTTTCTATACTTCTGCAGACTCTGTTTTCCAAATCGCTTGTCATGAAGAAAGCTTTGGTTTAGAAAACTTATACAACTTGTGCAAAATCGCCCGTGAAGAGTTAGAGCCTTATAACATTGGCCGTGTGATTGCACGTCCGTTTGTCGGAACTGGCGATGCTGATTTTGTGCGTACTGGTAACCGTCATGATTATGCCGTATTGCCCCCTGCGCCAACCGTATTAGATAAGCTTAAAGACGCTGGCGGTGACGTGGTGAGTATCGGTAAGATTTCTGATATATATGCTCACAGTGGTATTACTCAGCAGTTTAAAGCCACCGGGCTTGAAGAGTTATTTGATCAAACATTAACGCAAATTAACCGTGCTGGTGATAACACCATAGTATTTACTAATTTTGTTGATTTTGACTCTCATTATGGCCACCGCCGTGATACCGCTGGTTATGCTAAAGCACTTGAGTATTTTGATTCGCGTTTACCCGAACTGTTAGCGATTTTGCAACCTGACGATTTAGTGGTTTTCACTGCTGATCACGGCTGCGATCCTACTTGGGTTGGCACTGAACACACTCGTGAGCGTGTTCCTGTATTAGCCTATGGTGCAGGTTTACCTGCGGGTTCATTGGGGCGTCGTCAGTCTTTTGCTGATATTGGTCAGTCTATTGCGAGTTATTTTGAACTAGAACCAATGGATTATGGTGAATCTTTTATTAATTAG